CTCCTCGTCGGCCGGGGCGGCGGACGGGGCGGTGAGGAGCGCCTCCCGCGCGGCCGCGCCCTCGTCGCCGTCGGCCGCCGGCGGGGTGGCGGGGAGCCCGGAGCGGGCGAGGACGTGCAGCGCGGCCAGGGTGGCGCCGTCGCGCAGGGCGGGCGATCCCACCGCGTCCAGCAGCTCGCCGGCGTCCGCCCAGGCGACCGCCTCGGGGTCGGGCGGGCGGGCGTCGCCCAGCTCCTCGGCGATCCACACCTCCGTGGCGGGGCGGCGGGGGGAGCCGGGGCCGGTCCCCAGGAGCCGCACCCGGCCGTCCGCGCCCTCGAAGGCGGCGCGCAGCACCCGGCGCGCGGCGTCGATCCCGCTCCCCGCGCCGCCGGGGAAGCGCAGCAGAGCGCCCTCCTTCACCAGCGCCACCCGCCCCGCGCGCCAGGGGACCACCGCCACCCGGCGGGCGGAGCGCACGGCCTCTTCCAGCCAACCGGCCTCGGCCTCGTCCAGCTTCTGCCGCCAGCGGTGCAGGGGGTCGCCGGTGAGGAGCCGCAGCGCGAAGACCTCCTCCAGCGCCCGCACCGCGTCGCGCCCCTCGCGCGGGTCCTCGGCGAGGCGCACCTCCACCTCGTACAGGTCCGCCGCCAGGTCGCCCTCGCGCACGGTGCGGACGGCGCACTCGATCTCCACCGCCACCTCGCCGTCGTCCAGCGCGATCGCCGCCGGGCGCAGGCGCCGCCGCGTCTCCACCTCCAGCCCGGCGACCAGGCGCGCGGGGTCCACCAGCGCGCGCAGGAGCTGCGCGGGCTCGGAGAGGCCGGCGAAGAGCTCGCGGGGGTCGCCCGGGCCGGCGCTCACCTCGGCGCGGCGCGGGGGGCCGTCGCGGGGGTCGGAGACCTGGACGGCGAGCGTCTGCCCGTGGGGGCGCAGGCGCAGGCGGACCAGCGCGCCGCGCCGGGCCAGGTCGCCGTCCTCGGTGTCGTAGTAGACGTCGCGGAAGGTCTCGTCCTGGGCCTCGCCGCCCCGCAGCGGCTCGGGGAGGGTGCCGGCGGCCAGCGCGTCCAGGGTGTCGGGGTCGGGCGCCTCGAAGCGCACCACCAGCGCGCCCGGCCGCGCGCCCCAGGACGGCAGGAGCGGGCGGCGCGGGGCGGAAGCGGAGCGGGGGGCGCGCGCCATCGGGTTCAATTCCGGAAAGACATCAAGCCTCACGCAGAGTCAGCAGAGTCAGCAGAGAAACCCCTCCGCTGACTCTGCTGACTCTGCGTGAGAAAATTCTCTTGCCGGACCCGGCAGAAGTCTCGGGCTCGAAGATCATCCATCTCTCATCCAGTGTGGGTCCAGCACTTCGCACTTCGCACTTCGCACTCAGGACTAAGGACTAAAACACCAAGGACTCAGAACGGCATCCCCACCTTGAAGTGGACGCGCCCCACCTCGCCGTGCGCGTAGGCCACGGAGACGGTGCGCGCGTGGTCGAGGAACGAGAAGAAGAGCCCGCCGCCCACCGCCGTGTGCCAGTCGCCGTCGGAGTCGCCCTCGAACCACACCCGGCCCGCGTCGGCCAGCGCGAAGGCGCCGAGCGTCCCCTTCACCACCAGCTCGACGCGCGCCAGCGGCTGGCGCAGCTCGGCGCTCCCGTACGCGGCGGCGTCGCCCGCGAAGCGCTCGCCGCGGTGCCCGCGCACGGTGGAGCTGCCGCCCAGGAAGGCGGCGTACTGCAGGGGGAAGTCGCCCCACAGCCGCTCGCCCCCCGCCCGCAGCGCCAGCGTGGGCCCCCGCCCGGGGGGCGAGAGGTACGCCGTCCCCACCGCCCGCACGTCGCCGAAGGCGCCCGCGTCGCCCGTGGCCAGCGGGTAGCCGGCGCCCACCAGCTCCAGCGTGAAGCCGTGGCGGGGGAAGCCGGAGGTGTCGCGCGCGTCCACGTGCACCCCCGCGCGCGCCCCGGCGAGCCCGAACGAGTGGTCGCCGGAGGGGGCGAGAGTCGCGGGGGCGAGCGGCTCGGGCTGCGGGTCGGTCCAGCGCAGCTCGGTGCCGAACGAGGCCTCCGCGTCCGGCGAGAGCGTCCAGCGGTGCTCGGCGTCCAGCAGGAGCTGCCGCTCCCAGACGCGCGCCAGGTCGGTGTCCACCTCCGGCGCGTCGTTGCCGAAGCCGTGGAAGGAGACGGCCGCGATCTCGGTGGCGCGCAGGAGCACCGACAGGCTCCGCCGCGAGCCGACGGCCACGTAGTCGCCCTGGTACTCCGCCCCGAAGCGCGTGTGCTGGGGCGCCCAGAGGAGGGCGACGCTCCCCTTGGCGGCGTACGGGAAGCGGCGGAACCCCCAGCGCGTCCAGCTCGGCCCGAACCCCACCACCGGCCCCGCGTGCCGCCGCCACGCGAGGGTGGGCGAGAAGAGCGAGGAGCTCCTCCCCCACTCGCGCGGCGGGGTGCGCCCCTGCCCGCGCTCGAACTTCGGCGGGTCCCAGCGGCTGCGGTCGATCCGGGTGCCGGAGCGGGGGAAGAAGCGGTCGTCGCCCTGGTAGTCGTAGAACGCCACGTGACCGCCCGTGCGCGTCTCGTCGCGCAGCTCGTCGTCGCCCTGGCCGCCGATCAGGCGCACGATCGTCTCGTCGGGCCCCGCGCCGAAGACGCGCGCCCGGTCCTCGCCGCCGTACAGGAAGAGGCGCACCTCGCGCGTCTCCGCGGGGACGAAGCGGCGGCGGAAGTACTCCGGGCCCTGCTCGCCGCCCGAGCGGAGCACCACCTCCACGCCGCCGTCGGCCAGGCGCTCCACCGCGGCGAAGTCGGCCGCCTCCTTCGCGTGCACCTCGGCCTCGCGCGCCAGCTCGGCGTAGAAATCGCCCGCCAGCCCGGGGAGGAGGTCGCGCCGGCCGCGCAGCGTCGCGCGCAGCTCCGCCCCCTCGCGCGCCACGTACGGGGCCGGCAGCCGGGCGAGCGCGTCGTCGATCACCCGGTCGGTGAGCCGGGCCTTCAGCGACGCGGCCACCGAGTCCCACACGGCGCGGGGGAGCTCGCCCAGGAGCCGGCGGTCCATCAGCTGGGCGTTCAGCATCAGCCCGCGCAGCTGGCCGCCGTAGTGCGGGAGG
This window of the Longimicrobium sp. genome carries:
- a CDS encoding BamA/TamA family outer membrane protein, whose product is MTIADVRLATTRPAAAALAAALCLPAALLAQSGTPSSGTTSVVAGEEYRAGPLKRWLLGREYRPLWTEPVQVEVLDLGAFAGGLTPTRRGGGNQTISLRFQGGDGREYAFRSVNKDPGRSLHADFKGTLVESVLDDQVSSLVPAGQLASDVLLDAVGILHPSARLYLMPDDPRLGEFRQEFAGMLGTVEERPAAGRTGHPVLARAAAIEDTDEFLEALGSGAGHRMDAREYLAVRLMDMFLGDWDRHDDQYNWARFDSAGAHRWRPIPRDRDYVFADYDGFLIDLARSQVPNAVRFLPHYGGQLRGLMLNAQLMDRRLLGELPRAVWDSVAASLKARLTDRVIDDALARLPAPYVAREGAELRATLRGRRDLLPGLAGDFYAELAREAEVHAKEAADFAAVERLADGGVEVVLRSGGEQGPEYFRRRFVPAETREVRLFLYGGEDRARVFGAGPDETIVRLIGGQGDDELRDETRTGGHVAFYDYQGDDRFFPRSGTRIDRSRWDPPKFERGQGRTPPREWGRSSSLFSPTLAWRRHAGPVVGFGPSWTRWGFRRFPYAAKGSVALLWAPQHTRFGAEYQGDYVAVGSRRSLSVLLRATEIAAVSFHGFGNDAPEVDTDLARVWERQLLLDAEHRWTLSPDAEASFGTELRWTDPQPEPLAPATLAPSGDHSFGLAGARAGVHVDARDTSGFPRHGFTLELVGAGYPLATGDAGAFGDVRAVGTAYLSPPGRGPTLALRAGGERLWGDFPLQYAAFLGGSSTVRGHRGERFAGDAAAYGSAELRQPLARVELVVKGTLGAFALADAGRVWFEGDSDGDWHTAVGGGLFFSFLDHARTVSVAYAHGEVGRVHFKVGMPF